The following are encoded together in the Bos javanicus breed banteng chromosome X, ARS-OSU_banteng_1.0, whole genome shotgun sequence genome:
- the CLCN4 gene encoding H(+)/Cl(-) exchange transporter 4 isoform X1 — protein MVNTGVISGSGNLMDFLDEPFPDVGTYEDFHTIDWLREKSRDTDRHRKITSKSKESIWEFIKSLLDAWSGWAVMLLIGLLAGTLAGVIDLAVDWMTDLKEGICLSAFWYSHEQCCWTSNETTFEDRDKCPLWQKWSELLVNQSEGASAYILNYLMYILWALLFAFLAVSLVRVFAPYACGSGIPEIKTILSGFIIRGYLGKWTLLIKTVTLVLVVSSGLSLGKEGPLVHVACCCGNFFSSLFSKYSKNEGKRREVLSAAAAAGVSVAFGAPIGGVLFSLEEVSYYFPLKTLWRSFFAALVAAFTLRSINPFGNSRLVLFYVEYHTPWYMAELFPFILLGVFGGLWGTLFIRCNIAWCRRRKTTKLGKYPVLEVIAVTAITAIVAYPNPYTRRSTSELISELFNDCGALESSQLCDYINDPNMTRPVDDIPDRPAGVGVYTAIWQLALALIFKIIITIFTFGMKIPSGLFIPSMAVGAMAGRMVGIGVEQLAYHHHDWIIFRNWCRPGADCVTPGLYAMVGAAACLGGVTRMTVSLVVIMFELTGGLEYIVPLMAAAVTSKWVADAFGKEGIYEAHIHLNGYPFLDVKDEFTHRTLATDVMRPRRGEPPLSVLTQDSMTVEDVETLIKETDYNGFPVVVSRDSERLIGFAQRRELILAIKNARQRQEGIVSDSVMYFTEEPPELPANSPQPLKLRRVLNLSPFTVTDHTPMETVVDIFRKLGLRQCLVTRSGRLLGIITKKDVLRHMAQMANQDPESIMFN, from the exons ATGGTCAATACAGGAGTGATCAGTGGTTCTGGAAACCTGATGGATTTCCTCGACGAGCCATTCCCTGATGTGGGGACATATGAGGACTTCCACACCATTGACTGGCTGAGGGAAAAATCACGGGACACCGACAGACACAGGAAG atAACCAGCAAAAGCAAGGAGTCCATATGGGAGTTCATCAAGAGTTTGTTGGATGCCTGGTCGGGATGGGCAGTCATGCTGCTCATTGGCCTGCTGGCAG GCACTCTGGCCGGGGTCATCGATCTCGCTGTCGACTGGATGACCGACCTGAAAGAGGGCATCTGCCTGTCTGCCTTCTGGTATAGCCATGAGCAGTGCTGCTGGACTTCCAATGAGACCACTTTTGAGGACAGGGACAAGTGTCCTCTGTGGCAGAAGTGGTCGGAGCTGCTGGTGAATCAGTCGGAG GGTGCCAGTGCTTACATTCTGAATTACCTAATGTACATCCTGTGGGCATTGCTGTTTGCATTTCTGGCTGTCTCCCTGGTACGAGTATTTGCACCATATGCCTGTGGCTCTGGTATACCCGAG ATAAAGACCATCTTGAGTGGCTTCATCATCAGGGGCTACTTGGGCAAGTGGACCCTGCTGATCAAGACTGTCACGCTGGTGCTGGTGGTGTCCTCAGGCCTGAGCCTGGGCAAGGAAGGGCCGCTGGTGCATGTGGCCTGTTGCTGCGGCAACTTCTTCAGCAGCCTTTTCTCCAAGTACAGCAAGAACGAGGGCAAAAGGCGTGAG GTGTTGTCAGCCGCGGCCGCTGCTGGGGTCTCCGTGGCCTTTGGTGCTCCGATTGGGGGTGTGCTTTTCAGTCTGGAAGAG GTCAGCTACTACTTTCCCTTAAAGACCCTGTGGCGGTCCTTTTTTGCGGCCCTGGTGGCAGCCTTCACGCTGCGATCCATCAATCCATTCGGGAACAGCCGCCTCGTCCTCTTCTACGTGGAGTATCACACGCCCTGGTACATGGCTGAGCTCTTCCCCTTCATCCTGCTTGGGGTCTTCGGGGGCTTGTGGGGGACCCTCTTCATCCGCTGCAACATCGCCTGGTGCCGGAGGCGCAAGACCACCAAGCTGGGGAAGTACCCAGTGTTGGAGGTCATCGCGGTGACTGCCATCACAGCCATTGTTGCCTACCCCAACCCCTACACACGCCGCAGCACAAGCGAGCTCATTTCCGAGCTCTTCAATGATTGTGGGGCCCTTGAGTCCTCCCAGCTGTGTGACTACATCAACGACCCCAACATGACGCGGCCCGTGGATGACATCCCCGACCGGCCAGCCGGGGTTGGGGTTTACACGGCCATCTGGCAGCTGGCCCTGGCGCTGATCTTCAAGATCATCATTACCATATTCACCTTTGGCATGAAG ATCCCGTCTGGCCTCTTCATCCCCAGCATGGCTGTGGGGGCCATGGCGGGCAGGATGGTGGGAATCGGTGTGGAGCAGCTGGCTTACCATCACCATGACTGGATCATCTTCAGGAACTGGTGCAGGCCCGGTGCAGACTGTGTCACCCCAGGGCTCTATGCCATGGTGGGGGCTGCAGCTTGCCTAG GTGGTGTTACCAGGATGACGGTGTCGTTGGTGGTCATCATGTTCGAATTGACAGGAGGCCTCGAGTACATCGTGCCCCTGATGGCAGCAGCCGTGACCAGCAAGTGGGTGGCCGATGCCTTCGGGAAGGAAGGCATCTATGAGGCCCACATCCACTTGAATGGGTACCCGTTCCTGGACGTGAAGGACGAGTTCACCCACCGCACACTGGCCACTGATGTCATGCGGCCGCGGCGAGGGGAACCACCCCTGTCCGTGCTCACCCAGGACAGTATGACTGTCGAGGACGTGGAGACACTCATCAAGGAGACTGACTACAATGGCTTCCCTGTGGTCGTCTCCAGAGACTCAGAGCGCCTCATCGGCTTTGCCCAGAGGAGAGAGCTGATTCTTGCCATAA AGAATGCCAGACAGAGGCAGGAGGGCATCGTAAGTGACTCGGTCATGTACTTCACTGAGGAGCCCCCCGAACTGCCGGCCAACAGCCCACAGCCCCTGAAGCTGCGTCGCGTCTTGAACCTCAGCCCTTTCACGGTCACCGACCACACCCCAATGGAGACGGTGGTGGACATCTTCCGGAAGCTGGGGCTCCGCCAGTGCCTGGTGACCCGGAGCGG
- the CLCN4 gene encoding H(+)/Cl(-) exchange transporter 4 isoform X2 → MTDLKEGICLSAFWYSHEQCCWTSNETTFEDRDKCPLWQKWSELLVNQSEGASAYILNYLMYILWALLFAFLAVSLVRVFAPYACGSGIPEIKTILSGFIIRGYLGKWTLLIKTVTLVLVVSSGLSLGKEGPLVHVACCCGNFFSSLFSKYSKNEGKRREVLSAAAAAGVSVAFGAPIGGVLFSLEEVSYYFPLKTLWRSFFAALVAAFTLRSINPFGNSRLVLFYVEYHTPWYMAELFPFILLGVFGGLWGTLFIRCNIAWCRRRKTTKLGKYPVLEVIAVTAITAIVAYPNPYTRRSTSELISELFNDCGALESSQLCDYINDPNMTRPVDDIPDRPAGVGVYTAIWQLALALIFKIIITIFTFGMKIPSGLFIPSMAVGAMAGRMVGIGVEQLAYHHHDWIIFRNWCRPGADCVTPGLYAMVGAAACLGGVTRMTVSLVVIMFELTGGLEYIVPLMAAAVTSKWVADAFGKEGIYEAHIHLNGYPFLDVKDEFTHRTLATDVMRPRRGEPPLSVLTQDSMTVEDVETLIKETDYNGFPVVVSRDSERLIGFAQRRELILAIKNARQRQEGIVSDSVMYFTEEPPELPANSPQPLKLRRVLNLSPFTVTDHTPMETVVDIFRKLGLRQCLVTRSGRLLGIITKKDVLRHMAQMANQDPESIMFN, encoded by the exons ATGACCGACCTGAAAGAGGGCATCTGCCTGTCTGCCTTCTGGTATAGCCATGAGCAGTGCTGCTGGACTTCCAATGAGACCACTTTTGAGGACAGGGACAAGTGTCCTCTGTGGCAGAAGTGGTCGGAGCTGCTGGTGAATCAGTCGGAG GGTGCCAGTGCTTACATTCTGAATTACCTAATGTACATCCTGTGGGCATTGCTGTTTGCATTTCTGGCTGTCTCCCTGGTACGAGTATTTGCACCATATGCCTGTGGCTCTGGTATACCCGAG ATAAAGACCATCTTGAGTGGCTTCATCATCAGGGGCTACTTGGGCAAGTGGACCCTGCTGATCAAGACTGTCACGCTGGTGCTGGTGGTGTCCTCAGGCCTGAGCCTGGGCAAGGAAGGGCCGCTGGTGCATGTGGCCTGTTGCTGCGGCAACTTCTTCAGCAGCCTTTTCTCCAAGTACAGCAAGAACGAGGGCAAAAGGCGTGAG GTGTTGTCAGCCGCGGCCGCTGCTGGGGTCTCCGTGGCCTTTGGTGCTCCGATTGGGGGTGTGCTTTTCAGTCTGGAAGAG GTCAGCTACTACTTTCCCTTAAAGACCCTGTGGCGGTCCTTTTTTGCGGCCCTGGTGGCAGCCTTCACGCTGCGATCCATCAATCCATTCGGGAACAGCCGCCTCGTCCTCTTCTACGTGGAGTATCACACGCCCTGGTACATGGCTGAGCTCTTCCCCTTCATCCTGCTTGGGGTCTTCGGGGGCTTGTGGGGGACCCTCTTCATCCGCTGCAACATCGCCTGGTGCCGGAGGCGCAAGACCACCAAGCTGGGGAAGTACCCAGTGTTGGAGGTCATCGCGGTGACTGCCATCACAGCCATTGTTGCCTACCCCAACCCCTACACACGCCGCAGCACAAGCGAGCTCATTTCCGAGCTCTTCAATGATTGTGGGGCCCTTGAGTCCTCCCAGCTGTGTGACTACATCAACGACCCCAACATGACGCGGCCCGTGGATGACATCCCCGACCGGCCAGCCGGGGTTGGGGTTTACACGGCCATCTGGCAGCTGGCCCTGGCGCTGATCTTCAAGATCATCATTACCATATTCACCTTTGGCATGAAG ATCCCGTCTGGCCTCTTCATCCCCAGCATGGCTGTGGGGGCCATGGCGGGCAGGATGGTGGGAATCGGTGTGGAGCAGCTGGCTTACCATCACCATGACTGGATCATCTTCAGGAACTGGTGCAGGCCCGGTGCAGACTGTGTCACCCCAGGGCTCTATGCCATGGTGGGGGCTGCAGCTTGCCTAG GTGGTGTTACCAGGATGACGGTGTCGTTGGTGGTCATCATGTTCGAATTGACAGGAGGCCTCGAGTACATCGTGCCCCTGATGGCAGCAGCCGTGACCAGCAAGTGGGTGGCCGATGCCTTCGGGAAGGAAGGCATCTATGAGGCCCACATCCACTTGAATGGGTACCCGTTCCTGGACGTGAAGGACGAGTTCACCCACCGCACACTGGCCACTGATGTCATGCGGCCGCGGCGAGGGGAACCACCCCTGTCCGTGCTCACCCAGGACAGTATGACTGTCGAGGACGTGGAGACACTCATCAAGGAGACTGACTACAATGGCTTCCCTGTGGTCGTCTCCAGAGACTCAGAGCGCCTCATCGGCTTTGCCCAGAGGAGAGAGCTGATTCTTGCCATAA AGAATGCCAGACAGAGGCAGGAGGGCATCGTAAGTGACTCGGTCATGTACTTCACTGAGGAGCCCCCCGAACTGCCGGCCAACAGCCCACAGCCCCTGAAGCTGCGTCGCGTCTTGAACCTCAGCCCTTTCACGGTCACCGACCACACCCCAATGGAGACGGTGGTGGACATCTTCCGGAAGCTGGGGCTCCGCCAGTGCCTGGTGACCCGGAGCGG